The Fimbriimonadia bacterium region AGTTCCCGCGTCTACGAGTGTGGCACCCGTCGGCGGGAACGAGTAATGCTCGGCCACCTGATAGCCGCGCTTGGAGACGAACGCCTGGCCCTTTTTACCCACGGTGATGAGCCGCCACGCCTCGACCGGCCGCTCCCTCAGTAATCCCTCCGCGCATCGCAGGATGTTCGTGTTGAAGCTGCCGCACAGACCGCGATCCGAAGTGATGAGCAGCGCCCCGGCGCGTTGGATGGGACGAACGGCGAGCAGCGGATGATCTGGCAGGTCCCCCGCCGCTCCGAGCTGCCGCATCAGATCCAGCATCTTCTCTGAGAACGGGCGTGCTTGCAACACACGGTCTTGCGCTCTCTTCAGTCGCGCCGCCGCGACCAGCTTCATCGCGCGAGTGATCTGCTGGATGCTCTTGGCGGTTCGTATGCGCCCTCGGATCTGCTTCAGCGTTGCCATCTCAGTCTACTTGAACAGCTCCTTGAAGCGCTCCACGGCCTTTCGCAGTGTGTCTTCGGTCTCCGCGCTGAACTCGCCGGTGGCGCGGATGGTCTCCGGTACGTCGGGATAGTTCGCCTTCACGAACTCCAGCAGCTCCGACTCGAAGCGCGGCACAT contains the following coding sequences:
- the atpG gene encoding ATP synthase F1 subunit gamma; this translates as MATLKQIRGRIRTAKSIQQITRAMKLVAAARLKRAQDRVLQARPFSEKMLDLMRQLGAAGDLPDHPLLAVRPIQRAGALLITSDRGLCGSFNTNILRCAEGLLRERPVEAWRLITVGKKGQAFVSKRGYQVAEHYSFPPTGATLVDAGTVTARITEMFVSGETDAIYVVYSKFISPLKQVPTVTQLLPIEPPSDGENGPALDYIFEPSAAELLGRLLPHYLRTLVYQAFIEANASEHGSRMTAMSAATDNAATMIRELTLHANTVRQAGITKELLEVVAGAEALSG